In one window of Methanoculleus chikugoensis DNA:
- the psmB gene encoding archaeal proteasome endopeptidase complex subunit beta produces MLDTSQEIMKGTTTVGLIFDGGVVLATEMRATMGNMIASKRAKKIYQITPRIGLTTAGGVGDAQQLVRILQVECNLFEMRRGKTMSVGAASTLLSNYLNQNRYYPYYVQLLMGGFDDEGPSVYSVDAMGGATREEDIVATGSGSPFAYGVLEDQYQPGMKEDEAKDLAVRAVRSAMRRDSASGEDIMVVVITKDKYEEQIESGLQKPSAARPTP; encoded by the coding sequence ATGCTTGATACTTCCCAAGAGATTATGAAAGGTACAACCACGGTCGGGTTGATCTTCGACGGCGGCGTGGTTCTTGCAACGGAGATGCGGGCGACGATGGGGAACATGATCGCAAGCAAGCGTGCGAAGAAGATCTACCAGATCACGCCGAGGATCGGCCTCACGACCGCCGGCGGCGTCGGCGACGCACAGCAACTCGTCCGGATTCTGCAGGTCGAGTGCAATCTCTTCGAGATGCGCCGCGGCAAGACGATGTCTGTCGGTGCTGCGTCGACCCTGCTCTCGAACTACCTGAACCAGAACCGCTACTATCCCTACTATGTCCAGCTCCTGATGGGCGGGTTCGACGACGAGGGGCCGAGCGTCTACTCCGTCGACGCCATGGGCGGGGCGACCCGGGAAGAGGATATCGTCGCCACCGGCTCGGGGTCGCCGTTTGCCTATGGTGTGCTCGAAGACCAGTATCAGCCCGGCATGAAGGAGGACGAGGCGAAAGATCTCGCCGTCCGTGCCGTCAGATCGGCGATGCGCCGTGACTCCGCATCCGGCGAGGATATCATGGTGGTCGTGATCACGAAGGACAAATACGAAGAACAGATCGAGAGCGGGTTGCAGAAACCATCCGCAGCCCGCCCAACACCCTGA
- a CDS encoding beta-CASP ribonuclease aCPSF1: protein MVIEDKLQELKEQINKIVPSGITISDVEFEGPELVIYTDDPKQFADQADLIKILARDLRKRIVVRPNILEDPERAAQEIRAVVPENAGITDLFFDPETGEVLIEAEKPGVVIGKNGVTLREITKQIGWTPKVVRTPPIESSTVKQIRTYLRSVKDERKAFLRTIGRRIHREVTSKDQWLRVTTLGCCREVGRAAFLISTPESKILVDCGEKPGNIANGTPYLYVPEIYPLDSLDAVVLTHAHLDHCALVPLLYKYGYEGPVYSTAPTRDLSTMLQLDYLDVVRKETDKIPYTSNEVRTYMKHSITLNYGSVTDIAPDVKLTFHNAGHILGSAIAHFHIGEGLYNIAFTGDFNYQKTRLFSPAVSSFPRLEALFMESTYGGANDIQPQRKDAEDKLYETVSTTIKRGGKVIIPAFAVGRSQEVMLALEEGIRKQKIPPVKIYLDGMIKEATAIHTTYPEYLNSDLRNQIFREGLNPFLSEAFVQVDSPAIREKVITGDPCVIITTSGMLSGGPVMEYLKALGPDERNTLVFVGYQADGTLGRRIQKGWREIPLGWRETIVINLEIATSDGFSGHSDRKQLMNYVAHLQPRPEKIFTIHGDENKTIDLASSIYKRHRIETHSPMNLETYRMI from the coding sequence ATGGTTATTGAAGATAAACTCCAGGAGCTTAAGGAGCAGATCAACAAGATCGTTCCCAGCGGGATAACGATCTCGGACGTCGAGTTTGAAGGCCCCGAGCTCGTCATCTACACCGATGACCCGAAACAGTTTGCCGACCAGGCAGACCTGATAAAGATACTGGCGCGCGATCTTCGGAAGCGGATCGTCGTGCGCCCGAACATCCTTGAAGACCCCGAGCGGGCCGCCCAGGAGATCCGGGCGGTCGTGCCGGAGAACGCGGGGATCACCGACCTCTTCTTCGACCCGGAGACGGGGGAGGTCCTGATCGAGGCGGAGAAGCCCGGCGTCGTCATCGGTAAGAACGGGGTAACCCTCCGGGAGATCACGAAACAGATCGGCTGGACGCCGAAGGTTGTCCGGACGCCGCCCATCGAGAGCTCGACGGTGAAGCAGATCCGCACTTACCTGCGGTCGGTCAAAGACGAGCGCAAGGCGTTCCTGCGGACGATCGGCCGCCGTATCCACCGCGAGGTCACGAGCAAAGACCAGTGGCTGCGGGTCACGACGCTCGGGTGCTGCCGCGAGGTCGGTCGCGCCGCGTTCCTGATATCGACGCCGGAGAGCAAGATCCTGGTCGACTGCGGGGAGAAACCCGGCAACATCGCGAACGGGACGCCGTACCTCTACGTGCCCGAGATCTACCCCCTCGACTCGCTCGACGCGGTGGTGCTCACCCACGCGCACCTCGACCACTGCGCCCTCGTCCCGCTCCTCTACAAATACGGCTACGAGGGCCCGGTTTACTCGACCGCGCCGACGAGAGACCTCTCGACGATGCTCCAGCTCGACTACCTGGACGTCGTCCGGAAGGAGACGGACAAGATCCCCTACACCTCGAACGAGGTGCGGACCTACATGAAGCACTCGATCACCCTCAACTACGGCAGCGTGACCGATATCGCCCCCGACGTCAAACTCACCTTCCACAACGCGGGGCATATCCTCGGCTCGGCCATCGCGCACTTCCATATCGGCGAGGGGCTCTACAACATCGCGTTCACCGGCGACTTCAACTACCAGAAGACGAGGCTCTTCTCCCCGGCAGTCTCGTCCTTCCCCCGGCTTGAGGCGCTCTTCATGGAGAGCACCTACGGCGGGGCGAACGATATCCAGCCCCAGAGGAAAGACGCCGAGGATAAACTCTACGAGACGGTCTCGACGACGATCAAGCGCGGCGGCAAAGTGATCATCCCCGCGTTCGCCGTCGGGCGGTCGCAGGAAGTCATGCTCGCCCTCGAGGAGGGGATCCGGAAACAGAAGATCCCGCCGGTGAAGATCTACCTCGACGGCATGATCAAAGAGGCGACGGCGATCCATACGACCTACCCGGAGTACCTCAACAGCGATCTCCGGAACCAGATCTTCCGCGAAGGGCTGAACCCCTTCCTCTCCGAGGCCTTCGTCCAGGTGGACTCGCCGGCCATCCGGGAGAAGGTGATAACGGGCGACCCCTGCGTCATCATCACCACGAGCGGTATGTTAAGCGGCGGGCCGGTGATGGAGTATCTCAAGGCTCTCGGCCCGGACGAGCGCAACACCCTCGTCTTCGTCGGCTACCAGGCGGATGGGACGCTCGGGCGGCGTATCCAGAAGGGATGGCGCGAGATCCCGCTCGGCTGGCGCGAGACGATCGTGATCAACCTCGAGATCGCGACGAGCGACGGGTTCTCCGGCCACTCCGACCGCAAACAGCTGATGAACTACGTCGCTCACCTCCAGCCGCGCCCGGAGAAGATCTTTACCATCCACGGCGACGAGAATAAGACCATTGACCTTGCAAGTTCCATCTACAAGCGGCACCGTATCGAGACGCACTCCCCCATGAACCTCGAGACCTACCGCATGATCTAG
- a CDS encoding MFS transporter has translation MLQKLPVLLGIFVVMALSNAVVPVLPDFAEGAALQGVVYSAYFLGAFLTVLPGGIASDRIGSVPLIRTGLLLTLASGVCILLFPSGLPLLVFRVVEGIGAGLFLSAALAWANSHPSSGQLSGYVMAALNLGLVVGLLAAGWLDAVLDSHLAGIALFTVLAVPAAVMGFAVRESERVGFAKADLAGVVRNYFWLFAAAVVLVGMTGAVAAIYPGYTGNNPSVLALQLATINIATVVAVLVAPRINFRPVPTIRAAAILMGAAVLASYGTPYAFPVIGALSGVIIVATLAFLAETRIEQGVMTGLFNTASYAGFTFLSAVAGLVAGNVGFLAAFLLMAGMAAAVAVPIGRCRCEYRG, from the coding sequence ATGCTGCAGAAACTCCCCGTCCTCCTCGGGATATTCGTGGTGATGGCGCTCTCGAACGCCGTCGTCCCGGTGCTTCCCGATTTTGCCGAGGGGGCGGCGCTGCAGGGCGTGGTCTACTCTGCATACTTTTTAGGCGCGTTTCTCACGGTGCTGCCGGGGGGGATTGCGAGCGACCGGATTGGCAGCGTCCCCCTCATCCGCACCGGGCTTCTCCTGACTCTTGCAAGCGGCGTCTGTATCCTGCTCTTCCCTTCAGGCCTGCCGCTCCTCGTCTTCCGGGTGGTCGAGGGAATCGGTGCCGGGCTCTTTCTCTCGGCGGCGCTCGCGTGGGCGAACTCGCACCCGTCGTCCGGGCAGCTCAGCGGTTACGTCATGGCGGCCCTGAACCTCGGTCTGGTCGTGGGGCTTCTCGCGGCGGGCTGGCTCGATGCTGTCCTCGACTCCCATCTTGCGGGGATCGCCCTCTTTACGGTGCTTGCCGTCCCCGCGGCCGTAATGGGGTTCGCCGTCCGGGAGAGCGAGCGCGTGGGCTTTGCGAAAGCGGATCTCGCAGGGGTCGTGCGGAACTACTTCTGGCTCTTTGCCGCGGCGGTCGTTCTGGTGGGGATGACCGGGGCGGTGGCGGCCATCTATCCCGGGTATACCGGGAACAACCCGTCGGTGCTTGCCCTGCAGCTGGCGACGATCAACATCGCGACCGTCGTTGCCGTTCTCGTCGCCCCCCGGATCAACTTCCGTCCTGTTCCTACCATCCGGGCCGCCGCGATCCTGATGGGGGCGGCGGTTCTGGCGAGTTACGGTACGCCGTACGCGTTCCCCGTCATCGGGGCGCTCTCGGGCGTGATCATCGTCGCGACGCTCGCGTTCCTCGCGGAGACGAGGATCGAGCAGGGCGTGATGACCGGGCTCTTCAACACCGCATCCTACGCCGGGTTCACCTTCCTCTCCGCCGTTGCCGGGCTGGTCGCCGGAAATGTCGGGTTCCTGGCTGCATTCCTCCTGATGGCCGGAATGGCGGCGGCGGTGGCCGTCCCCATCGGCAGGTGCCGGTGCGAGTACCGCGGGTGA
- a CDS encoding aldehyde dehydrogenase family protein translates to MKMLINGERRDSISGRIFPVHNPATGDVVGEAPLGGADDVVSAIEAAGEAFPDWAAKSPRDRAKILFFAAGEVRRRNTDLAALLTAEQGKPIREAVDEINGFANILEYYHGISAVPRGEFANLKGYGRTTVRRRPLGICGAIIPWNMPAIIMGWKIGAALAAGNTVVLKPARTAPLTCMRLAEILGEAGLPPGVLNVVTGPGETVGREIARNPAIRKVSFTGEVETGRQVALDAAPALKRLTLELGGSDPMIVCDDADIGKAVEGVIRGRYYNCGQVCTAVKRLYVDESIADEFIRRLTARVEAIAVGNGMDRGVEMGPLNNRAGLLRVAGLVEAVRERGEGEIVAGGRAPSGENYDRGLFFLPTLIAGVPHDSVLFSEEVFGPVLPVATVSGFDEALTLANNSRYGLGASVWTRSADVIARATEELDAGIVWVNQHLRIPPEVPFGGTKESGIGRENGSRALEEYMEEQAVLMRL, encoded by the coding sequence ATGAAGATGCTCATCAACGGCGAACGGCGCGATTCGATCTCCGGCAGGATCTTTCCGGTGCACAACCCCGCAACAGGCGACGTGGTCGGTGAAGCGCCGCTCGGGGGCGCGGATGATGTCGTATCCGCGATCGAGGCCGCCGGGGAGGCATTTCCCGATTGGGCCGCGAAAAGCCCGAGGGACCGGGCGAAGATCCTCTTCTTCGCCGCAGGGGAGGTCCGGCGCAGGAATACCGACCTTGCGGCGCTCCTGACCGCCGAACAGGGCAAACCCATCCGCGAGGCGGTCGACGAGATCAACGGGTTCGCAAACATCCTCGAGTACTACCACGGCATCTCGGCGGTGCCGCGGGGCGAGTTCGCGAACCTCAAAGGCTACGGCCGCACCACCGTCCGGAGACGGCCGCTCGGCATCTGCGGCGCGATCATCCCCTGGAACATGCCGGCGATCATCATGGGCTGGAAGATCGGGGCGGCTCTCGCGGCGGGGAACACGGTGGTCTTAAAACCTGCCCGGACCGCGCCGTTGACCTGCATGAGGCTCGCGGAGATCCTCGGGGAGGCAGGTCTCCCGCCCGGTGTCCTCAACGTCGTCACCGGGCCGGGGGAGACGGTCGGCCGGGAGATCGCGAGAAACCCGGCTATCCGGAAGGTCTCGTTCACCGGGGAGGTCGAGACGGGGAGGCAGGTCGCTCTCGACGCCGCCCCGGCCTTAAAGCGGCTGACGCTGGAACTCGGGGGGAGCGATCCGATGATCGTCTGCGACGACGCCGATATCGGGAAGGCAGTCGAAGGGGTCATCAGAGGACGGTACTACAACTGCGGCCAGGTCTGCACGGCGGTCAAACGGCTCTACGTTGACGAGTCGATCGCAGACGAGTTCATCCGGCGCCTCACCGCGAGGGTCGAGGCGATCGCGGTCGGGAACGGCATGGACCGCGGCGTCGAGATGGGGCCGCTGAACAACCGGGCGGGGCTTCTCCGGGTCGCCGGCCTGGTGGAGGCCGTCCGGGAACGGGGCGAGGGAGAGATCGTCGCGGGCGGACGGGCTCCTTCCGGGGAGAACTACGACCGGGGCCTCTTCTTCCTGCCGACGCTCATCGCCGGTGTGCCGCACGACTCCGTCCTCTTCTCGGAGGAGGTCTTCGGCCCGGTGCTGCCGGTGGCGACCGTCTCGGGGTTCGATGAGGCGCTGACCCTGGCGAACAACTCCCGGTACGGGCTCGGGGCATCGGTATGGACCCGGAGCGCCGACGTGATCGCCCGGGCGACGGAAGAACTCGATGCGGGGATCGTCTGGGTCAACCAGCACCTGCGGATCCCGCCGGAGGTGCCGTTCGGGGGGACGAAGGAGAGCGGTATCGGCAGGGAGAACGGCAGCCGGGCGCTCGAGGAGTACATGGAGGAGCAGGCGGTCCTCATGCGGCTGTAG
- a CDS encoding fasciclin domain-containing protein, with translation MTIAAYIGQDQNLTRLTKAVNAAGLYDTLNSGGPYTLFAPSNDAFNALGNETVGKLLNDTTNLTTVLQYHVVEGKYTSADLMRMASNQTGNQTGNQTGNQTGNQTGGGILDIFSGLLGMGSKTENMTTLTTLAGENLNVTVVDGKVMVENATVTMADINTTNGVIHVIDRVLVPASVNLTTENQTAMQTTTMPTGTVVTTTPTGTAAVVNQTMLMGSAQ, from the coding sequence ATGACAATCGCCGCCTATATCGGCCAGGACCAGAATCTGACGAGACTGACGAAAGCGGTCAATGCGGCCGGGCTCTACGACACCCTCAACTCCGGGGGACCCTACACGCTCTTTGCTCCGAGCAATGATGCGTTCAACGCGCTCGGCAACGAGACCGTGGGGAAGCTCCTCAACGATACCACCAACCTGACCACGGTTCTCCAGTACCATGTTGTCGAAGGGAAGTACACCTCGGCGGACCTCATGAGGATGGCCAGTAACCAGACCGGCAACCAGACGGGAAACCAGACCGGGAACCAGACCGGAAATCAGACTGGAGGCGGAATTCTCGATATCTTCAGCGGGCTCCTTGGCATGGGGAGTAAGACCGAGAACATGACGACGCTTACGACGCTCGCCGGTGAGAACCTGAACGTCACCGTCGTCGACGGCAAGGTCATGGTTGAGAACGCCACCGTCACCATGGCGGACATCAACACGACGAACGGCGTGATCCACGTTATCGACCGGGTGCTGGTGCCTGCAAGCGTGAACCTGACGACGGAGAACCAGACCGCGATGCAGACCACGACGATGCCGACCGGGACGGTGGTCACCACGACACCGACCGGGACAGCGGCCGTGGTGAATCAGACCATGCTGATGGGCAGCGCGCAGTGA
- a CDS encoding fasciclin domain-containing protein, with the protein MNSTESYAVPQATVLGALDEASILGDFKYLVAKDLPPEEGNLSILAIAGIENKIVNGTPNNWTFWVNDEAGTTGPAVTNVTDGDNLTFSYGPPDHTLENATYTLTIDVTVLGAVVTPTPTGNVTPTPTGNVTPTPTGNVTPTPTGNVTPTPTGNVTPTPTGNVTPTPTGNVTPPTEANVTIIEPMEGANVTAGNVTVSVNVTNFTLVEPTGQPNAPGEGHLHYYLDAPVPTNASEPAIPPTGGYVISTNLTHTWENVTAGAHNLSVQLVNNDHTPLIPLVADTVNVTATGGVNVTPTPTVNVTPTPTMNVTPTPTVNVTPTPTVNVTPTPTVNVTPTPTVNVTPTPTVNVTPTPTVNVTPTPTVNVTPTPTPAVNVTAQIATKLSGEENLTTFVTVINNSTIDQRLQQNVTYVICAPTNEAFAGLGNQTLSAILNDTTLLNNIIDYHTIQGNYTIEDLVKLCRNSTDGQISLPTVEGTNVNVSITDDGRLIINNNVVVRQIQITNNITVYVIDGVLIPPGTTIPTPTPTVNVTPTPTVNVTPTPTVNVTPTPTVNVTPTPTVNVTPTPTVNVTPTPTVNVTPTPTVNVTPTPTVNVTPTPTVNVTPTPTVNVTPTPTVNVTPTPTVNVTPTPGKTVDLELYEGWNFVSIPKPLSAGNNTVAAVFGDVDMGGRSVYTFAPATGFTPVGENETLKVLEGYWVYSAENLTLKLNLSTNPMRAPATKTLSPGWNAIGYSDLTPHSADETLRSVENVWVYVVGYNADDQTYRPVIVNNQTDDQGLSPTEGYWLFVREDGRLAAISA; encoded by the coding sequence GTGAACAGTACCGAATCGTATGCGGTACCACAAGCGACCGTGCTTGGAGCACTCGATGAGGCCTCGATTCTTGGAGATTTTAAGTACCTGGTCGCCAAAGACCTGCCTCCGGAAGAGGGGAATCTCAGCATTCTAGCGATTGCAGGGATTGAGAACAAGATCGTGAACGGGACTCCGAACAACTGGACGTTCTGGGTGAACGATGAGGCGGGCACGACAGGACCCGCGGTGACGAACGTGACCGACGGGGACAATCTAACCTTCTCCTACGGGCCTCCGGATCACACCTTAGAGAATGCCACGTATACGTTGACAATTGACGTGACCGTTCTTGGGGCGGTTGTGACGCCGACTCCGACCGGGAACGTGACTCCGACACCGACCGGGAACGTCACCCCGACACCGACCGGGAACGTCACCCCGACACCGACCGGGAACGTCACCCCGACACCGACCGGGAACGTCACCCCGACACCGACCGGGAACGTCACCCCGACACCGACCGGGAACGTGACGCCGCCCACTGAAGCGAACGTCACCATCATCGAGCCCATGGAGGGTGCCAACGTCACTGCCGGGAACGTCACGGTGAGCGTGAACGTGACGAACTTCACGCTGGTGGAGCCGACCGGGCAGCCGAACGCGCCGGGCGAGGGCCACCTGCACTACTACCTGGACGCCCCGGTGCCGACGAACGCGAGTGAACCCGCCATCCCGCCGACCGGCGGCTACGTCATCTCGACGAACCTCACCCACACCTGGGAGAACGTGACGGCGGGTGCGCACAACCTCTCGGTCCAGCTGGTCAACAACGATCACACCCCGCTCATCCCGCTGGTTGCCGATACGGTCAACGTGACGGCCACTGGAGGAGTTAATGTTACTCCGACTCCGACGGTGAACGTTACGCCGACACCGACGATGAACGTTACTCCGACTCCGACGGTGAACGTTACTCCGACTCCGACGGTGAACGTTACTCCGACTCCGACGGTGAACGTTACTCCGACTCCGACGGTGAACGTTACTCCGACTCCGACGGTGAACGTTACTCCGACACCGACGGTGAACGTTACTCCGACTCCGACGGTGAACGTCACGCCGACACCGACGCCGGCAGTGAATGTGACCGCTCAGATCGCTACGAAACTCTCCGGCGAGGAGAACCTGACGACGTTCGTCACCGTCATCAACAATTCGACGATCGACCAGAGGCTTCAGCAGAACGTGACGTATGTCATATGCGCCCCGACCAATGAGGCATTCGCCGGCCTGGGCAACCAGACGCTCTCGGCGATTCTGAACGACACCACGCTCCTGAACAACATCATTGATTACCACACCATCCAGGGGAACTACACGATCGAAGATCTCGTGAAACTCTGCCGGAATTCGACCGACGGCCAGATATCCCTGCCGACCGTTGAGGGAACGAACGTGAACGTCTCGATCACCGACGATGGTCGACTGATCATCAACAACAACGTCGTCGTGCGCCAGATTCAGATCACGAACAACATCACCGTTTACGTGATCGATGGTGTCCTGATCCCACCGGGCACCACGATCCCGACCCCAACCCCGACGGTGAACGTTACTCCGACACCGACGGTGAACGTCACGCCGACACCGACGGTGAACGTCACGCCGACACCGACGGTGAACGTTACCCCGACACCGACGGTGAACGTTACCCCGACTCCGACGGTGAACGTTACTCCGACACCGACGGTGAACGTTACCCCGACACCGACGGTGAACGTTACTCCGACTCCGACGGTGAACGTTACTCCGACTCCGACGGTGAACGTCACGCCGACTCCGACGGTGAACGTTACTCCGACTCCGACGGTGAACGTTACTCCGACTCCGACGGTGAACGTCACGCCGACTCCGGGGAAGACCGTGGATCTCGAGCTGTATGAGGGCTGGAACTTTGTCTCTATCCCGAAACCGCTCTCTGCGGGCAACAACACCGTGGCAGCAGTCTTCGGCGATGTCGACATGGGCGGAAGGTCGGTCTACACCTTTGCCCCGGCGACCGGCTTCACTCCGGTGGGTGAGAACGAGACGCTGAAGGTCCTTGAGGGATACTGGGTCTACTCGGCCGAGAATCTGACCCTGAAGCTGAACCTCAGCACCAACCCGATGAGAGCTCCTGCAACAAAGACGCTCAGTCCGGGATGGAACGCCATCGGCTACTCCGATCTGACCCCGCATTCTGCGGATGAGACGCTCAGGTCGGTGGAAAACGTCTGGGTCTACGTCGTCGGCTACAATGCGGATGACCAGACTTACCGGCCGGTGATCGTCAACAACCAGACCGACGATCAAGGACTCTCCCCGACCGAGGGCTACTGGCTGTTCGTGCGCGAAGATGGCAGGCTGGCTGCCATCAGCGCCTGA
- a CDS encoding NAC family transcription factor, with translation MTNEKEGDYCTICGGVRPDAIKIKTVLVDGKETGINQLEFIVAGVRDLHLENDAAIRDELLKWASEFNYIPTKKKAAYGDALMQEYKGTQE, from the coding sequence ATGACAAACGAGAAAGAGGGCGACTACTGCACTATCTGCGGTGGGGTCCGGCCGGACGCGATCAAGATCAAGACGGTCCTCGTGGACGGAAAGGAGACCGGCATCAACCAGCTCGAATTCATCGTCGCCGGTGTGCGGGATCTGCATCTCGAAAACGACGCCGCCATCCGCGACGAACTTCTCAAGTGGGCGAGCGAGTTCAACTACATCCCGACGAAGAAGAAAGCGGCGTACGGCGATGCCCTGATGCAGGAGTACAAGGGAACGCAGGAGTGA
- a CDS encoding cupin domain-containing protein translates to MAKENRAELQGKVLRLADLVAYQDGTVASRMIINKPSGSITLFSFDEDEGLSEHTAPYDATVTILDGECEVWVAGETFQMKEGETIIFPANVPHALSAITRFKMSLTMIRE, encoded by the coding sequence ATGGCTAAAGAGAATCGCGCAGAGTTGCAGGGGAAGGTCCTCCGGCTGGCGGACCTCGTCGCCTACCAGGACGGGACCGTGGCGAGCAGGATGATCATCAACAAACCCTCGGGGAGCATCACCCTCTTCTCGTTCGACGAAGACGAGGGGCTCTCGGAGCACACCGCGCCCTACGACGCGACCGTGACGATCCTCGACGGAGAGTGCGAGGTCTGGGTCGCGGGCGAGACGTTCCAGATGAAAGAGGGGGAGACGATCATCTTCCCGGCCAACGTCCCCCACGCCCTCTCGGCCATAACCCGGTTCAAGATGTCGCTTACGATGATTCGGGAGTGA
- a CDS encoding 4Fe-4S binding protein — translation MVVEAIPKGVGFIYALLAIVVLVWLWRSGRFTRRRALPFLVVSVLLGFLVFTPVFPYQLQLLVLQDAAGLGAPLPGVLIGTLAFIVLTLVVGRIICGQICPAGAVQEVMHLVPVKKYGSAESRVPVAVRAGIFVVFLAAGLGLGINLLGLIGLADFFNLAVMSVSFFVFLGIVLISAVVYRPFCRYVCPYGALLAPAASRALYRLRRTDACIKCRKCERACPTGAARPDDRLGECYLCGRCTEACPVDGALVYGRGR, via the coding sequence ATGGTTGTTGAGGCTATCCCGAAAGGCGTAGGCTTCATCTACGCCCTCCTCGCCATCGTCGTCCTCGTCTGGCTCTGGCGCTCCGGCCGGTTCACCCGGCGGCGCGCGCTGCCGTTCCTCGTCGTCTCGGTGCTCCTCGGATTCCTGGTCTTTACGCCGGTCTTCCCCTACCAGTTGCAGCTCCTCGTCCTCCAGGACGCAGCGGGGCTCGGGGCGCCGCTTCCGGGGGTACTCATCGGGACGCTTGCCTTCATCGTCCTTACCCTCGTAGTCGGCCGGATTATCTGCGGGCAGATCTGCCCGGCGGGCGCCGTCCAGGAGGTCATGCACCTCGTGCCGGTGAAGAAATACGGCAGCGCCGAGAGCCGGGTCCCGGTGGCGGTCAGGGCCGGCATCTTCGTCGTCTTCCTCGCCGCCGGCCTCGGGCTCGGGATAAACCTCCTCGGGCTCATAGGCCTCGCAGACTTCTTCAACCTCGCGGTCATGAGCGTATCGTTCTTCGTCTTCCTCGGGATCGTCCTCATATCCGCCGTCGTCTACCGGCCGTTCTGCCGATACGTCTGCCCCTACGGCGCCCTTCTCGCCCCCGCGGCGTCAAGGGCCCTCTACCGGCTCCGGCGGACGGACGCCTGCATAAAGTGCCGGAAGTGCGAACGGGCGTGCCCGACCGGAGCGGCGAGGCCCGACGACCGTCTCGGGGAGTGCTACCTCTGCGGCCGGTGCACGGAGGCCTGCCCGGTTGACGGGGCGCTCGTATACGGGCGGGGGAGATGA
- a CDS encoding cupin domain-containing protein — protein sequence MKIVDVAKVPISETPHHVDARKVYDTEHANAVVITLAPGESLKKHITPVDVFFYVLEGTGIVEIGDERAEVGKDHLVDSPAKIPHRLANESERPFRVLVVKVPRPTTGTRLL from the coding sequence ATGAAGATTGTTGATGTAGCAAAGGTACCGATCAGCGAGACGCCGCACCATGTCGACGCCCGGAAGGTCTACGACACCGAGCACGCGAACGCGGTTGTGATCACGCTTGCGCCGGGAGAGTCGCTCAAGAAGCACATAACCCCGGTGGACGTCTTCTTCTACGTCCTCGAAGGGACGGGGATCGTCGAGATCGGCGACGAACGCGCGGAAGTCGGCAAGGACCACCTGGTCGACAGCCCGGCAAAGATCCCGCACCGCCTGGCAAACGAGAGCGAACGCCCCTTCCGGGTGCTCGTGGTGAAGGTCCCGCGCCCGACGACCGGGACGAGACTGCTCTGA
- a CDS encoding DUF2115 domain-containing protein, translating into MQLETILNRILRLIGREDRETSGAGPGDACSFIIDPFSGDDEGEAGDGQSVSVAAIRRACRRMQEAATKKDLLYVIVDEMKVFDLHDLEVMNARFERKVAGLPEDYRDRLLESVREEIFGAHHRLVLLSRNGGGSDDPPDPALGAYCAMVAEACTEKAREKDPKYLYLKYLLSGFTMFVMDEPAHPVGTPFPGGQIVDEWEGAYLCPVRDKADDVAFALCPYCPAVQSTEPTFPEMRARRHERRRRESLANYWTNYKG; encoded by the coding sequence ATGCAGCTGGAAACTATCCTGAACCGTATCCTGCGGCTCATCGGCCGGGAAGACCGTGAGACGTCCGGGGCCGGCCCCGGCGACGCCTGCTCCTTCATCATCGACCCCTTCTCCGGGGATGATGAAGGCGAGGCCGGGGACGGGCAGTCGGTATCGGTGGCGGCGATCAGGAGAGCGTGCCGGCGGATGCAGGAGGCAGCGACGAAGAAGGACCTCCTCTACGTGATCGTCGACGAGATGAAGGTGTTTGACCTGCACGACCTGGAGGTGATGAACGCCCGGTTCGAGCGGAAGGTTGCCGGCCTCCCGGAGGACTACCGCGACCGGCTCCTCGAAAGCGTCCGGGAGGAGATCTTCGGGGCGCACCACCGGCTGGTCCTCCTCTCCCGGAACGGCGGTGGATCCGACGACCCCCCGGACCCGGCGCTCGGCGCCTACTGCGCCATGGTGGCGGAGGCCTGCACCGAGAAGGCTCGGGAGAAGGACCCGAAGTATCTCTACCTGAAGTACCTCCTCTCCGGGTTCACGATGTTTGTCATGGACGAGCCCGCCCACCCGGTCGGCACCCCGTTTCCCGGCGGGCAGATCGTCGACGAGTGGGAGGGGGCCTACCTCTGCCCGGTCAGGGATAAGGCCGACGACGTGGCTTTCGCTCTCTGCCCCTACTGCCCGGCGGTCCAGAGCACGGAGCCGACCTTCCCGGAGATGCGGGCCCGCCGCCATGAGCGGCGGCGGCGGGAGAGCCTGGCGAACTACTGGACCAACTATAAGGGATGA